The nucleotide window GCCACGACCGCTGGCGACGGGAAGCCCTACCTGACGACGGTCCCCGACGGGCCGGTCCGTGAGGTCGTGACGATCGAGTGGCTCGAACACCTCGTCGACCGCCTCGGGACGAGTAACGCCCGACAGGCACTCCAGTACTACGAGCGGATCGGCTGGATCAGCGCGGACGCGCGTGCGGAACTCGAACGCTATCTCGCGGGCATCGACGGCGAGCCGACGGGAGTCGACCCCGACGTCGAGGTCCACACGACCAGCCTGGGGTACATCCAGGAATTGAACGGGACGGGCCGATCGTCGATCGGCCTCGGCAGTGGAGGTGACCTGGATGGGATTCAGCGTTAGTGGGTCGGCAGCGATCATCTTCGCCGCGATGTTCATCGCGTTCGGAATGTTTTATACAGCGACGACGACCAGCGCCGATCGGGTGACCGACGCCACCGACGACTGGCGCGACCGATCGCTCGACCTGCAGAACGCGGCGATCACCGTCGAGAACGTCACCGTCGAGTCCAGCGGCGGGACCTACGCCGTCAACGCGACGGTCCTGAACACGGGCGGAGCGACGCTCGCAGTCTCTCGGACGGATTTCTTGATCGATAACACCTACCAGACCGCGTTCGTCGACCGGGCCGTCGAGGGTGACGGCGAGACCGACCTCTGGGTGCCCGGCGAGCGTCTGACCGCGAACATGACCGTCGGGAGTGCGCCGAGCCGACTCCGGGTCGTCACCGACCACGGCGTCGCCGCGACGGAGGTGATCGCCTGATGGCGAGCGTCTCGGCGTCTCACCTGATCATCTTCATCGCGAGCATTCTCGTCGCGGCGACCGTCGCCGGAACGATCACCGCGACGGTTGCCGACATGAGTCAGTCACTCGAAACACAGGGTGTCGACGTCTCGGATCAGATCGCGACCGATTTCGCGGTCATCACCGACGCCGGCGCACAGGTGTACGATCGCGACGGGGCAGAGAACGTCACCCTACACGTCAAAAACACCGGGTCGCGGTATCTCCCGGACGACGCCAGTCAGATCGACGTCTTCGTCGACGGTGAGTACACGACCGACGTGACGGTGACGATCGTCGACGGGACGGCCTGGACGCCCGGGTCAGTCGCGCGGTTCGACGTCGCCGCCCCCGGCCTGACGACTGGCGATCACCGCGTCAAGATCGTCGCCGGCGGCCACGAGGAGGTGTTCGAATTCCGACTATGAGCGTCGCAACACAAGACCTGTACTCGATCGGACTGAGCGAGCGAGACCGACTGAACAAGGAACTCGGCGGCGGGTTCCCCCCGGGCAGCATCGTCCTCATCGAGGGCGACTACGGGGCCGGCAAGTCCGCGATGACCCAGCGGTTCTCGTATGGCCTCTGTACGGAGGGCCACCAGGTCACCTATCTCTCGACGGAGATCACCGTCGGCGGCTTTCTCGAACAGATGCACTCGCTGGACTACGGCATGGTCCAGCACCTCCTGGACGAGCAGATTCTCTTCTTGCACGCCGACATCGCGGACACGAACACGTTCCAGAACAGCGACGAAGAGACCGAGCGCAAGGAACTGCTCCGGCGTCTGATGGAGGCCGAGGCGATGTGGGAGTCGGACATCATCCTCATCGACACGTTCGACGCCATCCTGCGGAACGACCCCAAATTCGAGGCGCTGATCCGCCAGAACGACGAACGACAGGCGGCCCTGGAGATCATCTCCTTTTTCCGTGACGTCATCTCGCGGGGGAAGGTCATCGTGTTGACGGTCGACCCGTCGACGCTGGCCGAGGAGGCGATCGGGCCGTTCCGGTCGATCGCTGACGTCTTCCTCGAACTGGAGATGGTCGAGGTCGGCAACGACGTCCGCCGCCAGATC belongs to Halococcoides cellulosivorans and includes:
- a CDS encoding flagellin; amino-acid sequence: MGFSVSGSAAIIFAAMFIAFGMFYTATTTSADRVTDATDDWRDRSLDLQNAAITVENVTVESSGGTYAVNATVLNTGGATLAVSRTDFLIDNTYQTAFVDRAVEGDGETDLWVPGERLTANMTVGSAPSRLRVVTDHGVAATEVIA
- a CDS encoding flagellar protein G produces the protein MASVSASHLIIFIASILVAATVAGTITATVADMSQSLETQGVDVSDQIATDFAVITDAGAQVYDRDGAENVTLHVKNTGSRYLPDDASQIDVFVDGEYTTDVTVTIVDGTAWTPGSVARFDVAAPGLTTGDHRVKIVAGGHEEVFEFRL
- a CDS encoding ATPase domain-containing protein, coding for MSVATQDLYSIGLSERDRLNKELGGGFPPGSIVLIEGDYGAGKSAMTQRFSYGLCTEGHQVTYLSTEITVGGFLEQMHSLDYGMVQHLLDEQILFLHADIADTNTFQNSDEETERKELLRRLMEAEAMWESDIILIDTFDAILRNDPKFEALIRQNDERQAALEIISFFRDVISRGKVIVLTVDPSTLAEEAIGPFRSIADVFLELEMVEVGNDVRRQISVKRFAGMGEQVGDSIGYSVRSGTGIVIESRSVA